CTTCACCTCCCGGATAGCATCAAATTTGCATATCTGCGCACAGACTCCACACCCGCTGCACAGGGAAGTGATTACAGCGCACTTATTTTCTTCGTCAAACTCAATTGCCGGGCAGCCGAATTTAACACACTGCTTGCAGCCTTCACACTTTTCAGGGTCAACGATATAAGGGACTCTTTTGATCCCTGCCCTTTTTCCGGAGATTACGCAGGGCTGTTTTGCAATGACCACGGCTGTCCCTTCAAATTCCTTTGCGGCTTTGAAAGCTTCCTGGGTCTCTTCAAGATTGTAAGGGTCAACTACAGTTACAAACCCTGCACCCATTGCTTTGCAGAGTTCGGCAAGTGAAACCTCGACTGTAGGCTCTCCTGTGACCGTAAAGCCGACTCCCGGATTTGGCTGATGGCCTGTCATTGCAGTTATGCGGTTATCAAGGATGGTGACCGTAATATTGGCTTTATTGAAGACCGCATTCAGGAGAGAATTCATGCCTGTATGGAAAAAAGTCGAGTCCCCTATAGAACAGCAGATGGGGCGCTTTTCTCCTGCATGGTAAAGCCCCGATGCAATGCTTATGCTTGAACCCATGCAGAGCGTGGTCTCAACTGTCCCGCTCTGGATCCCAAGAGTATAGCAGCCAATGTCACTTGGGTAGATAGCGTCCTTTCCGAAAACTTTTTTCATGGAATAAAAGGTCGCCCTGTGGGAACACCCTGCACAGAGAGAAGGCGGACGCGGGGCAAGTTCAAGGGGGACTTTTCCGGAGTCGGGCTCTATATCCAGGTCAAAAGCTTTCCTGAGGGCTTCAAGGAAGGCGCTAACATCCAGTTCCCCTTCCCGCGAAACAAAACCCCCTTCTTTTCCGAGAACGGAAACTTCAAGCCCGGCTTCCTGGGCAAGTATTCTTACCTGTTCTTCAACAACCGGTTCGAGCTCTTCAAAAATGAGGACCGTGTCAACTGTGCTTAGCAGTTCCAGGATAAGCTTTCTCGGGACAGGATAGGTCCCTATTTTCAGGAAAGAAGCTTCAAGCCCGAGTTCCCGAAGGGCTTCTTTTGCATAAACGGATGCGATTCCTGAACCTATTACTCCCATCTTTGCCCCGGGTTTAATTTCAAGGGAATTCCAGGGAGACTCTGCAAGTTCGTCTTCCATTGCCTGCTGGATAGAAAGGATATGAGTGTGGCGGGGGCGGGCATTCTTGGGAAGCATTACCCAGCGGTCAAGCAGTTTTTCAAAGTGTGGAACCGCCTTTTCTGCAGGGATTTCTCCCAGCTCGATATCCGACTTTCCATGTGAGATCCGGGTAGTGGGCCTGAAAATAACAGGGATTTCGAACTTTTCCGAAAACTCAAAAGCATAGGGAAGCATATCTTTGGCTTCCTGGGGGGTTGAAGGGTCAAAACAGGGCACAAGAGCAAACTGGGCATAGCGCCTTGTATCCTGCTCGTTCTGGGAGGAGTGGCAGGAAGGGTCATCGGCGACAATTGCGATCAGCCCGCCTTTTGTACCTGCATAGGCAAGGGTCATAAAAGGGTCGGCTGCAACATTTAACCCGACGTGCTTCATTGTTACGACAGACCTGACGCCTGTCCAGGCAGCTCCGACTGCGACTTCCATTGCAACCTTTTCGTTAACCGACCATTCTATGTGATAATCGCGGTCTTCGCGGGAAGCAAGCGTGTCTATAATCTCCGAAGAAGGGGTACCGGGATAGCCTGCAATGACCTGCACGCCTCCTTCAAGAAGCCCACGGGCAATAGCTACGTTTCCAAGCATATACTCACGCATCGTCATAATAACTGTCTCCAGTGTTTAGATGAGAAAAACACAACTAATTAAATTAAATATCAGTTTGAAAATAATTATATATCAATCCGAATCAATAAATTTGAAGTCATAAAGCAGATCAGGCAGATAAAACCTGCTATCCGCACACCAGGTAAAACTTTTGTATTACTCAAAATAACACGATCAATAATATACTTTCGGATAATCACAGATATACTTCCGGATAATAATCGATATATTTCCAAACGATAGCTGATATATTTCCAAATGATAGCTGATATACTTCCAAATGATAATCAGAAAAATATCTCCTTCAGAACTAGGAAACACAAAAAACATTCTCTATGAGCCAGAAAGAGAACAATAAAAATTAATAAACATTCATACACAGATTGAAAATAATAAATAGTAAAAAATTTAGACATATAAAATAAAAAATGAAATGAAGTAAAATGAAATGAAGTAAAATGAAATGAAGTAAAATGAAATGAAGTAAAATGAAATGAAGTAAAATGAAATGAAGTAAAATAAATTTAGAAAACATTTTTTAAATAAATAGAGGACGTTAAAAAGAGCTGAAAATCAGAAAATCCCTCTTAACCACCGTAATATAGTTTAACGAATGGATTGAATCAATTATCCAGTGAACGTGCTTTATCCAGAAACTCAGCAAGTTTTTTAATCTCTTCAAGCTCGAGGTCGAGTTCTTCACCTTTAAGTGATGCTTTGAAAAGTTCCCTTTTTGCGGGAATTTCAGCCAGGACATTAACGCAATTGACTGAATCCAGCATTTCTTCCCTTATATCCGGCTCGACTTTGTTGAGTACGAAGTAGACGCTGCAACCGCACTGCGCACCAAATTCATCGAACTTCTTGGAAAGCTTGAGGGATTCGTATGAAGGATCAATGACTACAAGGATGAGGTCAAAGTCCTTATCAACCCCGCGCCCGAAATGCTCGGTTCCGGCTTCGGTATCCACGATAACAATATCGTCTTTCCCGAGGTCAAGGTTTTCAAGAAACTCCCTCGTCAGTGTCCCCATAGGGCAGGCACAGCCTTCTCCATAATTATGGATCTTGCCAACAGCCATGAGCTTCAAATTACCTTTTTCCTCCACAAATTCCGGAGGCAGGTCGGAGAAATTCCATCTTTTATCGAAAAATCTGGACTGCTGCTGCACTTTCTGCCCGGAGGTTTCCCCGTTAGCTGCAAGCCCCCAGAACTGCGTTTTTTTCGGAGCTTCCCTCTGTTTTTCCTTAAAGCCCTTCTTTCCTCCGAAATATTCCATAAGGTCCCGAGGAGGTTTCAATCCGAGCTGGCTGTGCAGCCCGTAATTGGACTCGTCAATATCAAGCACAAGCACATTTTTCTTTTTTGCCATCTGCTTTGCCAGGAGAGCAGAAATCGTGCTCTTTCCGCTTCCTCCTTTTCCGCATACTGCTATTCTCATACAGTTCACCTGCCTTAGTAATTTATCCTGAAGGATTAAAAGCACTTCCTTTAAGCAGGTTTTATAAGTTGATATTGAAAAAGTTTTATGGGAAGTCAAAAATTGATCCTTTGCCGGGAAGATCTGCTGCAATCAATAGACAGTACTGTTTACCTGCACATGAGATGGTATTTTAAAGAGAAACGAATAAAACTCTGGCCACTATTTATGAGAAAAGAATTAATTTAAAGAAAATAGAAAAGAACAGCTGGATAAAGTCATAAAGATAGTGAGAAAAGGCAATATTAAGGGGGAGAAAAGCTGAGCTATTTATCCTGGATCTTTGGGGATTATCTGGTGAGTATTATTACAGCAGCAGTTACTCTTTTTCTGATTTTTGCAGTTGACCGCTTGCTTGCGAAAACAAAACTTACCTTTGCCGACGTCAAATTTGCAAAGCAGCTGATCCAGTTTATCATCCTCAGCATTGGCCTTATTCTGGTCGTGTTCAGTCTCCCGATTGCAGGAGAGTACAAGGAATCTATTCTCGGCCTGCTCGGTATCATCACCGGTGCTGCAGTTGCGCTGTCCTCCACGACTTTTATTGCCAATGCGATGTCCGGGATCATGCTAAGAATTATAAAGCCTTTCCGGATTGGGGATTACATTGAAAGTGAGAACATCTTCGGGAGAGTTACCGACATCCATATTCTTCACACCGAAATCCAGTCGATAGACAGGGACCTGGTAACTTTCCCAAACCTCAAACTGGTCTCTAATTCTTTAAAAACAATCAGGACTTCAGGCACCGTAATCTCTACCTGCGTTTCCCTGGGTTATGATGTCCCCCGCCAGAAGATAGAAAAAAACCTGCTCCTTGCCGCAGAAAAAGCCGGACTTGAAACTCCCTTCGTGCACATTCTGGAGCTTGGAGACTTTTCAGTCACATACAAGGTTGGGGGGCTTTTAAAGAATGTGGAAAACCTGATAACAGCCCGTTCTGATTTTAAAAAGGCTGTCCTTGATTCCCTTCATGAAGACCGCATCGAAATCGTCTCACCCACTTTCATGAACCAGAGAGTCCTGAAAGAAGGGGCTATCTTCATTCCTCCTGAAGAGCCTGCAGAAGTCGGAAAAACGGAAAAGTTCCCCGAAAAGAAACCAGAAGAAGTAATTTTTGATAAAGCGATAGAAGCTGAGATCCTGGGAAAGATCGGGTATCTCCTGGAATTACTGGAAAAGAAGGGAAAAGAACTTGAACAGCAGGTCAGCAGCATACCTGAAGAAGATGGAAAAGCCGATTTAAAGACAAAACTGGAGTTCCTGAAAGACAAAACAGGAGAAATAAAAGCCGAACTCGAAGTACTGAAAAAACAGATCGAAGAAACAGAAGAAAAACCCGAGCCTGAAATACGTTTAAGGCAGCTCCAGAGCCTTAACCTGAGAACCGACCGCCTGGACATCCGACGGAAAAAACTGGAAGAAGAACTTGAAAGAATTCTGGAAAAGGGGGAAGCAAAAAAAGCTTGAAGGAGTTCAGAGTTTAAAAAAGCTTGATAAATACAGTCCAGGATCACTCATCGATGGTATAGTTATTATCGCTTTTTTTTACTTCCTTCATCAGTACTCCTGCTGCTTTCCTTTTCTTTAGGGCAACAGTAATCATTCTCAATAAACCTCTTTCCTTTCCCATCGCCGCCGAGTCGGAAAATTAGATTGGAGCCACAGTTCGGGCAGCTTGTGGGTCGGGACTGGTCAAACTTTGCTTCCCACACATGATCGCATTCTTTGCAAAGAAAATGGATCCTGCACTCACCGGTATTAACGTATTCTCCTCCGGAAATTTCGATCGCTTTTCCGTTGACAAGAGCATCAGCCACCTTCTGTCGTGCCCTCTGGAGGTCGCTCCAGAAAGTTTTCCGGGATATTCCCATTCTGTCAGCAGCCTCGTTCTGTTCCATCTGGAGAAGGTCGCAAAGACGAATGGCCTCAATCTCTTCTATGGATAGATTGGCAGTTTCCAGACAGCAAAGAGGGATTTCCCTGGGCTTGTAATAGGTGGCCTTTGGAAAGCAAGATACCCTGCGCTTAACTCTGTTGACCATTAAAATACACTTATGTCGTACGTAATAAATATCTATCGATCGATATATTTTATTCAAATGGATTAAAATTTAAAAATAATAAAGACTGGAAGAATTGCTATTTCCATGGTTTTAAAATCCTCTTAAACTCAGCAATAGCTTTCTCATCATCCTGAATGTGCTATAAAATCAGAAGTAAACAAGAAATCAAGTATATTAAACTTAAATGGAAAGTTTCTTAGATCAGCTTCTTTGACTTCTTACTCCCCTTAACTCAATTAACAGTCAAAATACACAAAAGAGATGTGATATAAATAACTGACGCTATAGAGTATAATTATTGATGAAATTAAAAACTATGAACTCATTTTCAGGATTTGGTATTATAAGCACAGAAACAACAGCAATAACCGATAACAGTATAAAATACGATTAAAACCATGATCTTTACTTAACAGTTTTGTATCAATTGTCCCTCAATTACGTGACCATTTTCTGCCTTTCACACATGTTTTAACGTAAAAGTTCTACTAATTACTGATACTCTCTTTTACTTTTTATTCAAATAATTTCATGTTCTTTTCTTATTAAAAGGAGCCTACGATGCCTTTTTTAGAGTCCTATCATGAGTTAATAACTAGTAAAAATTTGGATAAGACTTATACAAAGGATTATTCTTATATTTATAATAAAACAGAATAAAAGTGTAAATTATTTATAGTACCTCGCTTATGTGTAATTTAAGAGAATGTCCGAAAAGTGATGGATTTACTGTAACTTCTACAATCAACGATCATAAATGAACGGATTCTGGATAATAAACACTAATTGTCCAATTGTAATTTTACAACATCCATAGAACTTTTCGGATTTCTCTAAGATCTCTTTTATTTTTATGAGATCACAGCTTTTCCTACTACAGGACTTACTACTACAGGACTTACTACTACAGGACTTAATACTACAGGACTTACTCAATTAGGTTAAAAATATAAACAGTGGACTTCCAACTTCTCAAGTCCAGGCTTTAACTATAATTCGCGATACTTGATTCTGTATTGTGGATGTGTAAAATGTTTAGTAAGTTAAAAAAGTTCTCTAAAAAGTTATTAAATAAATGGAGCTTTCAATAAAAAAGGAAATTATCTTCTTAAGCAAACCCATACTTTTTTCGGAACTTTTGAAGACCATCCAGGAAAATTCTCCGGGATACCCTATACTGCCAGTTGCTTCATTTCACTGTATATAGACAGGTCGTGAAAACAAATGGTTCAAGTTCTTCCAGTAGCACGTTAATAACTGCAAGACACTTAGCTGAATTTCACTGAGCTTTTACTAAGTAACTTCTGGGGTTTTTGACACCTTATTTACTCAATCAACCCTCAAACTACACAAAAGAGATGAAGTATATATAACTAATGCTTCAATGACATAACTATTGATAAAATTAACAGGTTTCGAATCGATTTGAAAGATTCAATATCAAAAGTATAAAACCAATAGCGATAAACTCATAAGTGCATAATATACAATGGAAACTGCAACGTATATTTAATAGCTTTATATATTATATTCTTTAGTCCGGTAGCTGCTTTCTGCCTGTTTGCACCTGATTTGAGGAAGGAGATCTACTGACCACCGGTAATTACATTTTTCTTCCTGTTCGAATAATTTCATGCGCTTTTTTTGAGAAAAAAGGCACAAGATACCGTTTTTGAGCTCATATAATGATTTAAATTCCTGTAATAAGTTCAGACGGAAAGTATACAAGAGAATCCTTTATTTTTATATTTAAACAGAACAAAAGTGTAAATTATTTATAATACGTCGCTAATGTGTAATTTAGGAGTATATCCGAAAAGTGCTATGCTTACTGTAACTTTTACAATCTGCGATACAAATGAACGGATTCCGGATAATAAACACTAATTGTCCAATTGTAATTTTACAACATCTATAGAACTTTTCGGACGGTCTCTAAGATCTCTTTTATTTTTATGAGATCACAACGTTTACTACTATAGGACTTACCCACTTGAGGTCAAAAATAAAAGCAGTGAACTCCCAATTTTTAAAATCCAAGTTTTAACTGCTTAATTTACTGTACTTTATTTTGTATTGTAAGTGTGTAAATTCTATAAAAAGTCAAAAACGATCTCTAAAAAAAGTCATTTAAGTAGCTGAAGCTTTCAAGAATCGTCGGTAAAGTGACTTTAAGTATATTTAGGAGGTAAAGCTAAAATGAGCAAATTAACTACTGGGAGTTTTTCAATAGAAGATCTTGAATCCGTTCAGATCACTATCAATAATATTGTAGGGGCAGCAAAGGAGGCTGCAGAAGAAAAAACAAAAGAGCTCGGTCATATGGGCCCAACTCCGTTCCCAGGTCTTGAAACCTACAGGGACGACTGGAACCTCAAATTGCTCGACCGCTATGAGCCTGTTGTCACCCCTATGTGTGATCAGTGCTGTTACTGCACATACGGTCCCTGTGACCTCTCAAACAACAAGAGAGGTGCCTGTGGTATCGACATGCTTGGCCACAACGGAAGGGAATTCTTCCTCCGTGTAATTACAGGTACTGCCTGTCACGCAGCCCATGGCCGCCACCTGCTTGACCATCTGATTGAAGTCTTTGGAGAAGAGTTACCTCTCAACCTCGGGCAATCCGATGTCCTGACCCCCAATATCACAATTACCACCGGGCAGAGACCACAGACCCTTGGAGAAATCAAACCTGCAATGGAACATGTTGAAGAGCAGCTAACCCAGCTCCTTGCAACCGTCCACGCAGGGCAGGAATCCGCAGAGATCGACTACGACTCAAAGGCTCTTTTCAGTGGAAGCCTGGACCACGTAGGAATGGAAATTTCCGATATAGTCCAGATCGCAGCCCTCGACTTCCCGAAGGCCGACCCAGAAGCCCCCCTCATTGAAATGGGTATGGGAACAATTGACAAAGACAAGCCATTCCTCTGTGTGATCGGACACAATGTAGGCGGTGTAACCTACATGATGGACTACATGGAAGAACACGAATTGACCGACAAGGTAGAACTCGGTGGGCTCTGCTGTACCGCAATCGACCTTACAAGGTACAAGGAAGCCGACAGGAGACCACCATACACCAAAGTCGTTGGTTCCATGTCCAAAGAGCTCAAGATCATCCGCTCTGGAATGCCTGATGTCATTGTCGTTGACGAACAGTGCGTCCGTGGTGACATTGTACCCGAAGCCCAGAAACTCAAGATTCCGGTCATCGCATCAAATGCAAAGATTATGTATGGTCTTCCCAACAGGACCGATGCCGGCGTTGAAGAGACAATTGAGGAACTCAAGTCCGGAGCAATTCCCGGTGCAGTGATCCTTGACTACGAAAAGCTTGGGGAAATCTCCGTAAGGCTCGCTCAGGAAATGCACCCGATCCGCGAAGCTGCTGGAGTCAGGGAAATCCCATCCGATGAACAGCTAAAGGAATGGGTTGACAAGTGTGCCGACTGTGGAGCCTGCTATCTGGCATGCCCGATTGAGCTGGACATTCCGGAAGCCATGAAGTTCGCCAAGCAGGGAGATTTCAGCTATCTTGAAGACCTCCACGATGCATGTATCGGCTGCCGCCGCTGCGAACAGGTCTGTAAGAAGGAAATCCCAATCCTTAGTGTCATCGAAAAGGCATCACAGAAGATTATCGCTGAGGAAAAAGGCTGGATGAGAGCCGGCAGAGGTCAGGTATCTGACGCTGAAATCCGTGCAGAAGGTCTTAACCTCGTCATGGGTACAACCCCCGGTATCATCGCAATCATCGGATGTCCGAACTATTCTGATTGTGCAAAAGCCGTTTACTACATTGCAGAGGAGTTCCTGAAGAGAAACTACATCGTTGTTGGTACCGGCTGTGGGTCCATGGACATGGGTATGTACAAGGACGAAGACGGCAAGACGCTTTATGAGAGATTCCCGGGAGGTTTCCAGTCCGGAGGACTTGTCAACATAGGATCATGTGTCTCGAACGCCCATATCACCGGAGCCGCTCAGAAAGTAGCCGGAATTTTCGGTGGCAGAACCATGGAAGGCAACCTGGCGGAAATTGCGGACTATGTCCTTAACCGTGTTGGTGCCTGCGGACTTGCATGGGGTGCATTCTCTCAGAAAGCTTCCTCAATTGGTACAGGATGTAACATCTACGGTATCCCTGCCGTGCTCGGTGCTCACAGCTCCAAGTACAGGAGAGCCCTGATTGCAAAGAACTATGATGAGTCCAAGTGGAAAGTCTACGACGCCAGAAACGGCGAGGAGATGCCAATCCCACCAGCGCCAGAATTCCTTCTGACCACAGCAGAGACCTGGCAGGAAGCAATCCCGATGATGGCAAAAGCCTGTCTCCGCCCGTCCGACAACAGCCTGGGCAGATCTATTAAGCTGACTCACTGGATGGAACTCCACGACAAATACATCGGCGGACTGCCCGAGGACTGGTGGAAGTTTATCAGGACAGAAGCCGACCTTCCACTTGCCAAACGTGCAGATCTCATGAAAAAACTCGAAGCAGAACGCGGATGGGAAATTGACTGGAAGAAGAAGAAGATCATATCTGGTCCGAAGATCAAGTTCGACGTATCGGCACAGCCCACTAACCTCAAGAGACTCTGTAAGGGGGCCTGAAAATGGTTGACACAACAAAGAACACCAAGCTCTTTACCAGCTACGGGGTGACTACCTCCAAAGCAGTCAACCCTGACATGGTAGCTAAGATGATCTCCAAGGCAAAGAGGCCGCTTTTTGTGGTCGGGACCGGAGTTCTTAGACCAGAAGTTCTGGACCGTGCAGTCAAGATTGCACAGAAAGCAAACATTCCGATTGCAGCTACCGGAAGCTCCCTCAAGGGATTCTTAGACAAGGGTGTAGATGCTAAATACATCAATTTGCACCAGCTAGGGTTCTATTTAACCGATCCTGCATGGCCCGGGCTTGACGGAAAAGGCAACTACGACACCATAATCGTCCTGGAATTCAAAAAATATTACATCAACCAGGTACTGTCCGGAACTAAGAACTTCTCCAATGTAAAAGCAATTTCAATCGGCAGAGATTACATCCAGAACGCAACAATGTCCTTCGGGAACATAAGCAGGGAAGACCACTACGCTGCCCTGGATGAACTAATTGACAACTTATAAATTTGATTTAGGAGGCGAAAAATAAATGGCAGATGAATTCCCATTTGAGATTTCCCCAATGTTTGAAGGAGAAAGAGTAAGGAAAGAAGGAATGTTCGTTGAACTCGGTGGTCCAAAATCACTTGGTCTCGAACTTGTCAGGGCTGCAGACATGGATGCGATTGAAGACGACAAAGTCACAATCATCGGTCCTGACCTCAAGGACATGGAAGAGGGAAAGACCTACCCCTGGGCAATGATCTTCAACATAGGCGGAGAACTTGTCGAGCCTGACCTTGAGTCTGTCGTAGAAAGGCGTGTCCACGACTTCATCAACTACTGCCAGGGCATTATGCACCTGAACCAGAGGTATGATGTCTGGATGAGAGTTTCCAAGGACACAGCTGCAAAGATGGACTCATTTGAGCCATTCGGAAAGGCAGTTATGATGCTCTTCAAGACAGAACTTCCATTTATCGAGAAGATGCAGGTAACTTTCTACACAGACAAGGATGAAGTCGAAAAGCAGATGGAAACAGCAAAGGAGATCTTCAAGGCAAGAGATGCAAGGACAAAGGACCTCCACGATGAAGATGTTGAAGTCTTCTATGGATGTACACTCTGCCAGTCCTTTGCTCCGACAAACGTCTGCGTTGTGTCCCCTGACAGGATCTCACTCTGCGGTGCTATCAACTGGTTCGACGGCCGTGCAGCAGCAAAAGTAGACCCTGAAGGACCACAGTTTGAAATTGCAAAGGGTGACCTTATCGACGCCGTTACAGGTGAATACACCGGAGTCAACGAAATCGCCAAGAAACTTTCAAGCGGCGAATTTGACAAGATTAAACTTCACTCCTTCTTTGACTGCCCGCACACATCATGCGGCTGCTTTGAAGTTGTAGGGTTCTACATCCCTGAAGTCGATGGTATAGGATGGGTAGACAGAGAATACCAGGGAATGGCTCCGAACGGTATCGGATTCTCAACCATGGCAGGCCAGACCGGTGGTGGAAAGCAGATCGTAGGGTTCCTCGGTATTGGTGTAAACTACTTCTACTCACCAAAGTTCATCCAGGCTGATGGCGGATGGAACAGAGTTGTATGGCTGCCTTCCAAACTCAAAGAGAAGATCGACGAAGCAATACCCGCTGACCTCAAAGACAAGATCGCAACAGAAAACGATGCAAGCGACATCGAGTCCCTGAAAGCCTTCCTCCAGGAGAAGAACCACCCTGTAGTTGCTACCTGGGCAGCAGCTGAAGAAGAGGAAGAAGAAGAGGAAGAAGAAGAGGAAGTAGCTGTTGCAGCAGCTCCGATGATGATGCCAGCAGCAGGATTCCAGATGCCGGCAATGCCAATGATGTCAGGCGGTTCAAGCGGTGGAATAAAGCTGACCTTCAAAACGCAAAGATCACCATTGACAGGATGATCATCAGCGAAAAGAAGGAAAAGAAATAACTGAACAACAACGGGCAATTGCCTAAAACCGAAAAACAATCAAAAGGGGTATTCTGTGACCAAAGTAATTGCAATAACGGGAAAAGGCGGAACTGGAAAAACAGCGGTAGCGGCTCTTCTGATCCGCTCCCTCTCTAAAAAAGGGCAGTTCATACTGGCAGTTGATGCAGATGCAGATACTAACCTGCCGGAAACCCTTGGATGTGAGAACGTAAAAACGATAGGGGATGCAAAGGAGTTTTTACAGGCTGAGATAACAAAACCAAGGCCTGACAATCCCGATATGAATAAGGAGTCCGTGCTCCAGAGCAAGGTATATGAGATCATTGAAGAGATGCCGGGTTACGACCTGCTGGTAATGGGAAGGCCCGAAGGCTCAGGGTGTTACTGTTATGTAAACAACCTCCTGAGGGGCATTATGGACAAACTGGTCAAAAACTATGATCTGGTTGTGATTGATGCAGAAGCCGGGCTTGAGCATTTCAGCCGAAAAATCATCCGGGATATTGATGATCTTATTGTGGTAACTGACGCCTCAAGAAGAGGGTTCCGAACTGCAGAAAGAATTCATGAACTTGTGGATGAACTCGAGTCAAATATAGGCAGTATTCACGTTATTGCAAACAAGGTTACAGATACTAACCGGGAAAAGCTCGTTAAACTGGCAGAGGAACTGAAACTGAACCTGATAGGTATGATTCCTCTTGACCCGAAAATTGAGGAAATGGACATAAAAGGTATACCTCTCTTTGAAATACCCGACGATTCGGTTGCTGCAGTGGAAATAGAAAATATTGTGAAAAAACTGGGGTTCTAACCCCAGATTACTTTTGAATCTGTGGATCAGCAGAAAACCACAAAAAATGCAGAAAATCACCGGGACAGAGAACAGGTGAACTTATCCGGTTTAAGAGCTTGAAACGGGATTTAAACCAAAATCAAAATTAAAATAATAAAAAGAACGGGGCAGAATCTGTTCCAGAATTAAAGGAAAGGAACGGAATGATTCAAAGGAATGATTCAAAGGAATGATTCAAAGGAACGGAATGATTCCTGCTCCGGACCCTGTATTATCAGGGCAAAAAATATGGAAACACATCCTGTATTATATCCTTTATTATAAGCCACTCATAAAAACGGATAAATTACGGAAACGGTGAGGTTTACATGGCAAAGAAAATGAAGTTATCTGATATTACAAACATGTTCGCGGGCATGGATGTAGAAGCCCTCGAAGGTGTTACTATAGAAGGGGACATTGAGATTGATCTCGGTGGACTCGGAGGCGGCTTTGACCCCATGCTTGCCGCTGCCCTGGGGCAG
This window of the Methanosarcina mazei S-6 genome carries:
- the iorA gene encoding indolepyruvate ferredoxin oxidoreductase subunit alpha, translating into MTMREYMLGNVAIARGLLEGGVQVIAGYPGTPSSEIIDTLASREDRDYHIEWSVNEKVAMEVAVGAAWTGVRSVVTMKHVGLNVAADPFMTLAYAGTKGGLIAIVADDPSCHSSQNEQDTRRYAQFALVPCFDPSTPQEAKDMLPYAFEFSEKFEIPVIFRPTTRISHGKSDIELGEIPAEKAVPHFEKLLDRWVMLPKNARPRHTHILSIQQAMEDELAESPWNSLEIKPGAKMGVIGSGIASVYAKEALRELGLEASFLKIGTYPVPRKLILELLSTVDTVLIFEELEPVVEEQVRILAQEAGLEVSVLGKEGGFVSREGELDVSAFLEALRKAFDLDIEPDSGKVPLELAPRPPSLCAGCSHRATFYSMKKVFGKDAIYPSDIGCYTLGIQSGTVETTLCMGSSISIASGLYHAGEKRPICCSIGDSTFFHTGMNSLLNAVFNKANITVTILDNRITAMTGHQPNPGVGFTVTGEPTVEVSLAELCKAMGAGFVTVVDPYNLEETQEAFKAAKEFEGTAVVIAKQPCVISGKRAGIKRVPYIVDPEKCEGCKQCVKFGCPAIEFDEENKCAVITSLCSGCGVCAQICKFDAIREVKR
- a CDS encoding ATP-binding protein translates to MRIAVCGKGGSGKSTISALLAKQMAKKKNVLVLDIDESNYGLHSQLGLKPPRDLMEYFGGKKGFKEKQREAPKKTQFWGLAANGETSGQKVQQQSRFFDKRWNFSDLPPEFVEEKGNLKLMAVGKIHNYGEGCACPMGTLTREFLENLDLGKDDIVIVDTEAGTEHFGRGVDKDFDLILVVIDPSYESLKLSKKFDEFGAQCGCSVYFVLNKVEPDIREEMLDSVNCVNVLAEIPAKRELFKASLKGEELDLELEEIKKLAEFLDKARSLDN
- a CDS encoding mechanosensitive ion channel family protein, which encodes MSIITAAVTLFLIFAVDRLLAKTKLTFADVKFAKQLIQFIILSIGLILVVFSLPIAGEYKESILGLLGIITGAAVALSSTTFIANAMSGIMLRIIKPFRIGDYIESENIFGRVTDIHILHTEIQSIDRDLVTFPNLKLVSNSLKTIRTSGTVISTCVSLGYDVPRQKIEKNLLLAAEKAGLETPFVHILELGDFSVTYKVGGLLKNVENLITARSDFKKAVLDSLHEDRIEIVSPTFMNQRVLKEGAIFIPPEEPAEVGKTEKFPEKKPEEVIFDKAIEAEILGKIGYLLELLEKKGKELEQQVSSIPEEDGKADLKTKLEFLKDKTGEIKAELEVLKKQIEETEEKPEPEIRLRQLQSLNLRTDRLDIRRKKLEEELERILEKGEAKKA
- a CDS encoding DUF134 domain-containing protein; the encoded protein is MVNRVKRRVSCFPKATYYKPREIPLCCLETANLSIEEIEAIRLCDLLQMEQNEAADRMGISRKTFWSDLQRARQKVADALVNGKAIEISGGEYVNTGECRIHFLCKECDHVWEAKFDQSRPTSCPNCGSNLIFRLGGDGKGKRFIENDYCCPKEKESSRSTDEGSKKKR
- the cdhA gene encoding CO dehydrogenase/acetyl-CoA synthase complex subunit alpha, with product MSKLTTGSFSIEDLESVQITINNIVGAAKEAAEEKTKELGHMGPTPFPGLETYRDDWNLKLLDRYEPVVTPMCDQCCYCTYGPCDLSNNKRGACGIDMLGHNGREFFLRVITGTACHAAHGRHLLDHLIEVFGEELPLNLGQSDVLTPNITITTGQRPQTLGEIKPAMEHVEEQLTQLLATVHAGQESAEIDYDSKALFSGSLDHVGMEISDIVQIAALDFPKADPEAPLIEMGMGTIDKDKPFLCVIGHNVGGVTYMMDYMEEHELTDKVELGGLCCTAIDLTRYKEADRRPPYTKVVGSMSKELKIIRSGMPDVIVVDEQCVRGDIVPEAQKLKIPVIASNAKIMYGLPNRTDAGVEETIEELKSGAIPGAVILDYEKLGEISVRLAQEMHPIREAAGVREIPSDEQLKEWVDKCADCGACYLACPIELDIPEAMKFAKQGDFSYLEDLHDACIGCRRCEQVCKKEIPILSVIEKASQKIIAEEKGWMRAGRGQVSDAEIRAEGLNLVMGTTPGIIAIIGCPNYSDCAKAVYYIAEEFLKRNYIVVGTGCGSMDMGMYKDEDGKTLYERFPGGFQSGGLVNIGSCVSNAHITGAAQKVAGIFGGRTMEGNLAEIADYVLNRVGACGLAWGAFSQKASSIGTGCNIYGIPAVLGAHSSKYRRALIAKNYDESKWKVYDARNGEEMPIPPAPEFLLTTAETWQEAIPMMAKACLRPSDNSLGRSIKLTHWMELHDKYIGGLPEDWWKFIRTEADLPLAKRADLMKKLEAERGWEIDWKKKKIISGPKIKFDVSAQPTNLKRLCKGA
- the cdhB gene encoding CO dehydrogenase/acetyl-CoA synthase complex subunit epsilon; translation: MVDTTKNTKLFTSYGVTTSKAVNPDMVAKMISKAKRPLFVVGTGVLRPEVLDRAVKIAQKANIPIAATGSSLKGFLDKGVDAKYINLHQLGFYLTDPAWPGLDGKGNYDTIIVLEFKKYYINQVLSGTKNFSNVKAISIGRDYIQNATMSFGNISREDHYAALDELIDNL